In Hyphomicrobiaceae bacterium, the following are encoded in one genomic region:
- a CDS encoding aspartate aminotransferase family protein, giving the protein MAMNIHSKTNDLSAFWMPFTANRQFKKAPRIFVGAKDMHYVTDDGRKVLDGTAGLWCVNAGHCRPKIAEAVAKQAATLDYAGTFQMGHDKAFEAASRLVNIAPKGFENVFFTNSGSESVETALKMAIAYHRAKGNATKVRMIGRERGYHGVNFGGTSVGGISNNRKMFGALLPGVDHLRHTHDLARNAFSRGQPAHGAELADDLERLVALHDASTIAACIVEPVACSTGVLIPPNGYLERLAAICAKHDILLIFDEVITAFGRLGAPFGTDYFGVTPDIITTAKGITNGVVPFGGVFVSSKVFDAFMQGPEDVIDFFHGYTYSGHPIASAACIATLDTYQEEGLLTRAKELAPYWEERLHALRGMPHVIDLRNIGLIGAIEVEPIPGQPAKRAFDLFIKAFEAGLLIRQTGDIIALSPPLIISKDQIDQLFDIMTKALKAS; this is encoded by the coding sequence CGATCTTTCAGCCTTCTGGATGCCTTTCACCGCAAACCGGCAATTCAAGAAAGCGCCGCGTATTTTCGTCGGCGCTAAAGACATGCATTACGTAACCGACGACGGCCGCAAGGTGCTGGACGGCACCGCAGGGCTTTGGTGCGTGAATGCCGGGCACTGCCGCCCCAAAATCGCGGAGGCGGTCGCCAAGCAGGCCGCAACTCTAGACTATGCCGGAACCTTCCAGATGGGGCATGACAAGGCATTCGAGGCCGCGTCGCGTCTTGTCAACATTGCGCCCAAGGGCTTCGAGAACGTGTTTTTCACAAACTCGGGTTCGGAGTCCGTTGAGACCGCTCTGAAAATGGCGATCGCCTACCATCGCGCAAAAGGCAACGCCACCAAGGTCCGCATGATCGGACGCGAGCGGGGCTACCACGGTGTCAATTTCGGTGGGACGTCCGTCGGCGGCATTTCGAATAATCGCAAGATGTTCGGCGCGCTGCTTCCCGGCGTCGATCACCTTCGCCACACGCATGATCTCGCCCGCAATGCTTTTTCGCGCGGACAACCCGCACACGGCGCTGAGCTTGCGGATGATCTGGAAAGGCTCGTGGCCCTGCACGACGCCTCAACCATCGCAGCCTGCATAGTCGAGCCGGTCGCCTGCTCGACGGGCGTTCTCATTCCGCCCAACGGCTACCTGGAGAGATTGGCGGCGATCTGCGCAAAGCACGACATTCTGTTGATCTTCGATGAGGTGATAACTGCGTTCGGGCGCCTTGGCGCTCCCTTCGGCACCGACTACTTCGGTGTCACGCCCGACATCATCACCACCGCGAAAGGTATCACCAACGGCGTCGTTCCTTTCGGCGGCGTGTTCGTTTCCTCCAAGGTGTTTGATGCGTTCATGCAAGGACCGGAGGACGTGATCGACTTCTTCCATGGCTACACGTACTCCGGGCATCCAATTGCCTCGGCGGCTTGCATCGCGACACTCGATACCTATCAGGAGGAAGGACTCCTCACACGCGCCAAGGAACTTGCGCCCTACTGGGAAGAGCGCCTGCACGCCCTACGCGGCATGCCGCACGTCATCGATCTGCGTAACATCGGTCTGATCGGAGCTATCGAGGTCGAACCGATCCCAGGCCAGCCTGCCAAACGCGCCTTCGATCTGTTCATCAAGGCATTCGAAGCTGGACTTCTGATCCGCCAGACCGGAGACATTATCGCTCTGTCACCGCCTCTCATTATTTCGAAGGACCAGATCGACCAGCTCTTCGACATTATGACCAAGGCCCTCAAGGCGAGCTAA